One segment of Salvia splendens isolate huo1 chromosome 20, SspV2, whole genome shotgun sequence DNA contains the following:
- the LOC121780717 gene encoding uncharacterized protein At1g66480-like — MGNSLGGRKSAKVMKINGESFKLKTPIRAGSVLEGYPGHVLLESEAVKHYGVRAKPLEPQQELNPKRLYFLVELPKFPEENGARRVRSGIHMGAKDRLESLMLARRSASDLSIMKPPSIAAAEEEKEKAAEAGKRVRMRLPRAEVERLMAEGKDSGEVAEKIVGLCMAKRASADGGEAAAEKNVHFNGDRRIKKRVGFLPIHEGEIQHIVMAS; from the exons ATGGGGAATAGTTTGGGAGGAAGGAAGAGTGCAAAAGTGATGAAGATCAACGGTGAGAGCTTCAAACTAAAGACTCCGATTCGAGCCGGGTCGGTCTTGGAGGGCTACCCGGGCCACGTCCTGCTCGAATCGGAAGCCGTGAAGCATTACGGCGTGCGAGCCAAGCCGCTGGAGCCGCAGCAGGAGCTGAACCCGAAGCGCCTCTATTTCCTAGTCGAGCTGCCCAAATTTCCCGAGGAAAACGGCGCGCGGAGGGTAAGATCGGGAATTCACATGGGCGCGAAGGACCGGCTCGAGAGTTTGATGCTGGCGCGCCGCTCGGCTTCGGATTTGTCTATAATGAAGCCGCCGAGCATCGCGGCGgctgaggaggagaaggagaaggccGCGGAGGCCGGGAAGAGGGTGAGGATGAGGCTGCCGAGAGCGGAGGTGGAGAGGCTGATGGCGGAGGGTAAGGATAGCGGGGAGGTGGCGGAGAAGATCGTGGGGCTATGCATGGCGAAGAGGGCCTCCGCGGACGGcggcgaggcggcggcggagaagaaTGTGCATTTTAATGGAGATCGTCGAATCAAG AAACGAGTTGGATTTTTACCGATCCATGAAGGAGAGATCCAACATATTGTTATGGCTTCATAA
- the LOC121780745 gene encoding U-box domain-containing protein 10-like produces the protein MPIRNLASAPEMAGEVTTLVNGAVLLRLVRDVSRISAAGFSGFFKRECTELGRRVSLLAHFLEEIEDSERIRHNCRMGSSSFPNSGFADLNLALLVAKRLLFAANGSDNSELSCDDATKKILFQFQCVTWKLEKALDNLPYDDLNISEEVLEEVELVRLQLRRAGDRHGRPLNSSLSQPLEKEIEGLHLDNVVNTGDEASAKMDGVGEGIEAVDHILNEDVSNPVSVPCKALEESKKPESVSVPDDLRCPISLELMRDPVVVATGQTYERCYIQKWLDCGNTTCPKTRQKLQNLSLTPNYALRSLISQWHVKHEAVKLASVVNGRLKRSDGSFRDVKGDMAAIEALVCRLASQCVKEIRAAVAEIRSLSKRSTDNRILLAAAGAIPILVNLLASDDGEVQDNAVTSILNLSIYKENIELIMLASAVPSVVQVLREGSVEAKENAAATLFSLSVADENKIIIGASGAIPALVELLQNGTSRGKKDAATALFNLCIYQGNKGRAVTAGIVPVLIKMLTDSMVDEALTILSVLVSHHEAKAALVAAGATIHVLTDLLGTGLPHCRENAVVILVSICRRNSVNLACLSRLGAARALAELAESGSERAKRKAAALLEQLRSSQEV, from the exons ATGCCAATCAGAAACCTCGCTTCCGCTCCTGAAATGGCCGGCGAAGTTACGACTCTGGTGAACGGAGCCGTTCTTCTCCGCCTCGTCCGAGACGTCTCCCGTATCTCTGCCGCGGGCTTCTCCGGTTTCTTCAAGAGAGAATGCACGGAATTGGGGAGAAGAGTCTCGCTTTTGGCTCATTTCCTTGAAGAAATCGAAGATTCGGAGAGAATTCGACATAATTGTCGAATGggctcttcttctttccctaaTTCCGGCTTCGCTGATCTGAATTTAGCTCTTCTCGTTGCAAAAAGGCTCCTGTTTGCTGCTAACGGCTCCGATAACTCCGAGCTCTCTTGT GATGATGCCACAAAGAAAATTCTGTTCCAATTTCAATGTGTAACATGGAAATTGGAGAAAGCATTGGACAATTTGCCTTATGATGATCTCAACATTTCAGAAGAAGTGCTTGAAGAG GTTGAGTTAGTGCGATTGCAGTTGAGACGAGCCGGTGATAGACACGGACGCCCTCTAAACTCGAGCTTATCTCAGCCTTTAGAAAAAGAGATTGAAGGTCTACATTTAGACAATGTTGTAAACACTGGTGATGAAGCTAGCGCGAAAATGGATGGCGTAGGAGAAGGCATTGAGGCCGTTGATCATATCTTGAACGAGGATGTAAGCAACCCTGTAAGCGTGCCGTGCAAAGCACTAGAGGAGAGCAAGAAGCCTGAATCTGTTTCCGTTCCTGATGATCTGCGCTGCCCTATCTCTCTCGAGCTCATGAGGGATCCGGTTGTTGTGGCCACGGGACAG ACATATGAGAGATGTTATATACAGAAATGGTTGGACTGTGGCAACACAACATGCCCAAAAACGCGGCAGAAGCTGCAGAATCTCAGTCTCACTCCGAATTATGCGTTGAGAAGCCTAATATCTCAGTGGCACGTGAAGCATGAGGCAGTTAAGCTGGCTTCGGTAGTGAACGGGAGGCTGAAAAGGAGCGATGGATCATTTCGTGATGTCAAGGGCGACATGGCTGCAATCGAGGCTCTTGTCTGTAGGCTTGCAAGTCAGTGTGTCAAGGAAATCAGGGCTGCTGTTGCTGAAATTCGATCACTCTCTAAACGAAGCACGGATAACAGAATCTTGCTTGCAGCAGCTGGAGCTATCCCGATTTTGGTTAACCTCTTGGCATCCGATGATGGTGAGGTTCAAGATAATGCAGTGACCTCAATTCTCAATCTCTCCATCTACAAGGAGAATATAGAGCTCATCATGCTAGCCAGCGCAGTCCCCTCCGTTGTGCAAGTCCTGAGAGAGGGAAGCGTGGAGGCGAAGGAGAACGCTGCAGCGACCCTCTTCAGCCTGTCCGTCGCGGACGAGAACAAGATAATCATCGGTGCATCCGGGGCAATACCTGCACTGGTGGAACTGCTCCAGAATGGGACATCGAGAGGGAAGAAAGACGCTGCCACCGCCTTGTTCAACCTCTGCATCTATCAAGGAAACAAGGGACGCGCTGTGACGGCCGGCATTGTACCAGTGCTGATCAAGATGCTTACGGATTCGATGGTTGATGAGGCTCTCACCATTCTCTCTGTTCTTGTCAGCCACCACGAGGCAAAGGCGGCCCTTGTGGCAGCGGGAGCAACGATTCATGTCTTGACGGATCTTCTTGGGACGGGGCTGCCTCATTGCAGGGAGAATGCTGTGGTTATTCTGGTCTCGATTTGCAGGAGAAACAGCGTGAATCTTGCGTGCCTGAGCAGGCTTGGAGCAGCAAGGGCGCTTGCCGAGCTGGCAGAGTCGGGCTCGGAGAGAGCCAAGAGGAAGGCTGCAGCTTTGTTGGAGCAGCTTAGGAGCTCTCAAGAGGTGTGA